The following are encoded together in the Vigna angularis cultivar LongXiaoDou No.4 chromosome 9, ASM1680809v1, whole genome shotgun sequence genome:
- the LOC128193953 gene encoding nonsense-mediated mRNA decay factor SMG7-like yields the protein MRLELRVLEVDHAFSEKHNIEYALWQLHYKRIEELRTYFNAAHTSVSSKSSLGGKGSVRPDRITKIRLQFKTFLSEATGFYHDLIMNIRAKYGLPLGYFEDSENKIVMGKDEKKSSDMKKGLISCHRCLIYLGDLARYKGLYGGGDSKKHEYAAASSYYLQAATIWPSSGNPYHQLALLASYNEDELTTVYCYFRSLAVDSPFSTTRDNLILAFEKNRQSYSKLSGDVKEHAVNGMGKGEAKLVARDTGLKRSPISRPSRHLGPPPGFSHVSLKQDIEPSSPLLTEGKNGNMCSYYLLSWDRILDIHQVP from the exons ATGCGCTTGGAATTG AGGGTGTTAGAAGTGGATCATGCCTTTTCTGAGAAGCATAACATTGAGTATGCTCTGTGGCAATTGCACTATAAGAGGATTGAGGAATTGAGGACATACTTTAATGCTGCCCATACTTCCGTAAGCTCAAAATCATCTCTGGGAGGGAAAGGTTCTGTTCGACCTGACCGGATAACTAAAATAAGGCTGCAATTTAAGACTTTTCTTTCAGAAGCAACTGGATTTTACCATGATCTTATTATGAATATTAGAGCTAAGTATGGACTTCCACTTGGTTACTTTGAGGactctgaaaataaaattgtaatggGGAAGGATGAAAAGAAATCTTCTGATATGAAGAAAGGTTTAATATCCTGTCACCGTTGTTTGATATACTTGGGTGATCTCGCTCGCTACAAAGGCTTATATGGTGGAGGCGACTCAAAAAAGCATGAATATGCAGCAGCTTCTAGTTACTATCTACAAGCTGCAACTATTTGGCCTTCAAGTGGAAACCCCTATCATCAGCTTGCCTTGTTGGCTTCATATAATGAGGATGAGCTGACTACTGTTTATTGTTATTTTCGGAGTCTGGCTGTGGATAGTCCATTTTCAACTACCAGGGATAATTTGATACTTGCATTTGAGAAGAATCGCCAAAGTTACTCTAAGCTCTCTGGTGATGTTAAAGAGCATGCAGTCAATGGAATGGGAAAAGGGGAAGCAAAACTTGTGGCCCGGGATACTGGTTTGAAAAGATCTCCTATCAGTCGACCTTCTAGGCACCTTGGACCTCCTCCTGGATTCAGTCATGTTTCTCTTAAACAAGATATTGAACCCtcaagtccacttctaacagaGGGAAAGAATGGGAACATGTGTTCCTATTATTTGTTGAGCTGGGACCGAATATTGGATATTCATCAGGTTCCATGA
- the LOC108347035 gene encoding cytochrome P450 81E8 produces MALLYFALLILLFLFSLKLLFQTRRFRNLPPGPLSYPIIGNLLQLKQPYHRTFSQMSQKYGSVFSLWFGSRLVVVVCSQSAVQECFTKNDIVLANRPHFLFGKYISYNNSTILHSSYGDHWRHLRRILSLEVVSATRLNSFYEVRRDEIMRLVQKLAKLSSHQFTKVDLKAMFMETSFNTMMRIVSGKRLFGDDCDVNDVEKAKEFKQIIKELVILAGVNNRGDFLPFVRWFDFDNLEKKLKGIGKRTDAFLQELIEEHRNGKNNGNTMIDHLLAQQKSQPEQYTDQIIKGLSLSLLLAGTDTSALTLEWAMANLLNHPEVIKKAKNEIDTYVGPNRLIEESDMSKLSYIQCIVYETLRLHPAAPIWSPHLSSEDCIVGKYNLPKDTIVLVNAWAAHMDPEMWSDPTHFKPERFENENEVNRLLSFGLGRRACPGSNLAQRTVGLSIALLLQCFEWKRIGKEEIDMSEANGITISRKNSLEAMCQLHRSPAVKDMY; encoded by the exons ATGGCTCTGTTGTATTTTGCTTTGCTCATTCtgctctttcttttttctcttaagCTCTTGTTCCAAACAAGAAGATTTAGAAACCTTCCTCCAGGACCACTTTCTTACCCTATAATCGGAAACCTCCTCCAACTCAAACAGCCTTACCACCGCACATTCTCTCAGATGTCGCAAAAATACGGTTCAGTCTTCTCTCTCTGGTTCGGTTCCCGACTCGTTGTCGTCGTTTGTTCACAATCCGCGGTGCAAGAATGCTTCACCAAAAATGACATCGTGTTGGCGAACCGACCTCACTTTCTGTTCGGCAAATACATCAGCTACAATAACAGCACCATCCTTCACTCCTCCTACGGCGACCACTGGCGCCACCTCCGCCGCATCTTGTCGCTGGAGGTTGTTTCAGCGACCCGTTTAAACTCCTTCTACGAGGTTCGAAGGGACGAAATCATGAGGCTGGTGCAAAAGCTCGCTAAGCTCTCATCACACCAGTTCACGAAAGTGGATCTAAAAGCCAT GTTTATGGAAACATCATTTAATACTATGATGAGAATCGTGTCTGGGAAAAGGCTCTTTGGTGATGATTGTGACGTGAACGATGTCGAGAAAGCAAAAGAATtcaaacaaatcatcaaagagtTAGTGATATTAGCAGGAGTCAATAATCGTGGAGATTTCTTGCCTTTCGTGAGatggtttgattttgataatttgGAGAAGAAGCTAAAAGGAATTGGTAAGAGAACCGATGCATTCTTACAAGAACTCATCGAAGAGCATCGTAATGGAAAGAACAATGGAAATACTATGATAGATCATCTTCTTGCTCAACAAAAATCACAACCTGAACAATACACCGATCAAATCATCAAAGGACTTTCTTTG AGCTTACTACTTGCTGGAACAGATACATCAGCTTTAACTTTAGAATGGGCAATGGCCAATTTATTGAACCATCCAGAAGTTATAAAGAAGGCAAAAAATGAAATAGACACTTATGTAGGACCTAATCGTCTTATAGAGGAATCCGACATGTCAAAACTTTCTTACATTCAATGTATTGTTTATGAGACACTTCGATTGCATCCTGCTGCTCCAATTTGGTCACCACATTTGTCTTCAGAAGATTGCATCGTAGGAAAATATAATCTCCCAAAAGACACAATTGTGTTGGTGAATGCTTGGGCTGCTCATATGGATCCAGAAATGTGGAGTGACCCAACACACTTTAAGCCTGAAaggtttgaaaatgaaaatgaagtaaACAGGTTACTTTCATTTGGGTTAGGACGGAGAGCTTGTCCTGGATCAAACTTGGCTCAACGCACAGTTGGTTTATCCATAGCCTTATTACTTCAATGTTTTGAGTGGAAACGAATTGGTAAGGAAGAAATTGATATGTCTGAAGCAAATGGAATTActatttcaagaaaaaattcATTGGAAGCTATGTGCCAACTTCATCGATCACCCGCAGTTAAGGATATGTACTGA
- the LOC108347228 gene encoding membrane protein of ER body 2: protein MDAETLVVAQTNREVVLPFISKTVIPERGNEAEDGKHEVEESAKLYLNPSNSSIYMKNGPAIGIAMSPTEEVREIYLKNMFVMPPNHEFYCPSCEVCISKVLLCTTQPAIAPSVTYPSATVPPVQVPPPTVPPVTPTVPPVGVPVTVPPVTPTVPPVGVPVTVPTIPPSTVSHEDESDVECLVRCSECFTLLIQKGKDFFTGLVSRAPGDRTSGDIAINVRDPSNTVPQAIITEGSNKGWEILKSIVYGGLAELLASLSVVTSAASADAATVSVVALGIANLIGGLTVLTHNLRDLKASKPREEGSETNEAEVDKYYEQLGRRENFYLHAFFAILSFLIFGLVPPIVYGFSFGESDDKDLKLAAVAGASLICITFLAIAKAHTQRTNNTFMTYFKTVTFYVTSGVLASLLTYVAGAQIKKLVEQLGWFQPKPNFALPLPHITVENSGWGSY, encoded by the exons ATGGATGCTGAAACGTTGGTAGTAGCACAAACCAACAGAGAAG TTGTTCTTCCTTTTATATCCAAAACAGTGATCCCAGAAAGAGGGAATGAAGCTGAAGACGGAAAACATGAAGTTGAGGAATCTGCTAAGCTATATTTGAACCCTTCTAATTCTTCTATTTACATGAAAAATGGACCAGCAATTGGCATAGCCATGTCTCCTACAGAAGAAGTTCgtgaaatatatttgaaaaacatgTTCGTGATGCCACCAAACCATGAATTCTACTGCCCCAGTTGTGAAGTTTGCATCAGCAAGGTCTTGCTTTGCACTACACAACCAGCTATAGCTCCTTCAGTCACATATCCTTCAGCTACAGTTCCTCCAGTACAGGTTCCTCCTCCTACAGTTCCTCCGGTTACACCTACTGTTCCTCCAGTTGGAGTGCCAGTTACAGTTCCTCCAGTTACGCCTACTGTTCCTCCAGTTGGAGTGCCAGTTACAGTTCCTACAATTCCTCCAAGTACAGTGTCTCATGAAGATGAAAGCGACGTTGAATGTCTGGTACGATGCTCAGAATGTTTCACGTTACTCATTCAGAAAG GCAAAGATTTCTTCACTGGGTTGGTATCACGAGCTCCTGGAG ACAGAACCTCTGGAGATATAGCAATTAATGTAAGAGATCCATCTAATACAGTTCCACAAGCTATCATCACAGAAGGGAGTAATAAGGGTTGGGAAATTCTTAAAAGCATAGTCTATGGTGGTTTGGCTGAATTATTAGCAAGCCTCAGTGTTGTAACATCTGCAGCAAGTGCTGATGCTGCCACAG TGAGTGTTGTTGCTCTGGGTATTGCAAATCTGATTGGTGGACTTACAGTGTTGACTCATAAT CTAAGGGACTTGAAAGCTTCAAAACCAAGAGAAGAGGGAAGTGAAACAAATGAAGCAGAAGTTGATAAGTATTATGAACAACTGGGAAGGAGGGAGAATTTCTATCTGCATGCATTTTTTGCCATCTTATCATTCCTTATATTTGGGTTAGTGCCCCCAATAGTGTATGGCTTCTCATTTGGTGAGAGTGATGACAAGGATCTGAAGCTTGCAGCAGTTGCAGGAGCTTCTCTGATTTGCATCACATTCCTTGCCATTGCCAAAGCTCATACCCAAAGAACCAATAACACTTTCATGACATACTTCAAAACTGTGACATTTTATGTTACTTCTGGAGTATTGGCTTCACTACTTACTTATGTGGCTGGAGCCCAGATCAAGAAACTGGTAGAGCAGCTTGGATGGTTTCAACCAAAACCAAACTTTGCTTTGCCTCTTCCTCACATCACTGTTGAGAATTCTGGATGGGGTTCATACTGA
- the LOC108346388 gene encoding uncharacterized protein LOC108346388 — protein MDNPEGPDKKFKGAPQHEAPKPDLPEKQMHQSEGNKFGGMDHPKGHDKEIKRAPHHDAPKHDQSRKHKNQFEGYIKHMDRPEGPDQKFKGEPQHQTPEFDHSKKKNHQLEGVVDHPKSPNQKFKGPLTPKHGESRKQKNEVEGEDEYIDHPEGPNQKFKGVPQHQTSESDQSDREVGFMDHSRDPKPTFKDAPQYEATEPDQSKKQSEVDYMNSPKDSVDESEKQVTQSEAKSIPNPATKSADDKGKQSFQNTDKEVPPVLGAQKETTEGEDEINSTGLERTENEKPQDSSSHLTATSQDRGKGEIAPKKKHFWSNWPVIGDDPKASIPKQPKIDFPDEKQQEHIEVKVDEDNKQPAAEVVPAETTSSEPSVAASTKTLEILKSVVYGGLIESLTSLSVVTSAASADATTLNIVALSMANLIGGLFILGHNLEELKSEQVDRYIELLGQKDNFIVHAFIAVISFLVFGLVPPVVYGFSFGESGDKDFKLAAVAAASLLCITLLSIAKAYIKRPSSYFTYFKTVLYYVSTGAVASLLSYIAGDLVKELIEKLGWFDSASNFSLMILGDRHSTTQRGSY, from the exons ATGGATAATCCTGAAGGCCCTGACAAAAAATTTAAAGGTGCACCACAACATGAGGCTCCAAAACCTGATCTGCCTGAGAAACAAATGCATCAATCAGAAGGTAATAAATTTGGTGGAATGGATCACCCTAAAGGTCATGACAAAGAAATCAAAAGAGCACCACATCATGATGCTCCAAAACATGATCAATCTAGGAAACATAAGAATCAATTTGAAGGTTATATAAAGCACATGGATCGCCCTGAAGGTCCTGACCAAAAATTTAAAGGTGAACCACAACACCAGACTCCAGAATTTGATCATtccaagaagaaaaatcatcaaTTAGAAGGTGTGGTTGATCACCCAAAAAGTCCTAACCAAAAGTTCAAAGGTCCACTAACTCCAAAACATGGTGAATCCAGAAAGCAAAAGAATGAAGTTGAAGGCGAGGATGAATACATAGATCACCCTGAAGGTCCTAACCAAAAGTTCAAAGGTGTTCCACAACACCAGACTTCAGAATCTGATCAATCTGACAGAGAGGTTGGTTTCATGGATCACTCTAGAGACCCTAAACCAACATTTAAAGATGCACCACAATATGAGGCTACAGAACCTGATCAATCCAAGAAACAAAGTGAGGTTGACTACATGAATTCTCCCAAAGATTCTGTTGATGAATCTGAGAAACAAGTCACTCAATCTGAAGCCAAAAGTATCCCAAATCCAGCCACTAAAAGTGCAGATGACAAAGGaaaacaaagttttcaaaacacTGACAAAGAGGTCCCTCCTGTGCTAGGAGCACAAAAAGAAACCACTGAAGGGGAAGATGAAATCAATAGCACAG GACTTGAAAGAACTGAAAACGAGAAACCACAAGATTCATCAAGTCACTTAACTGCAACCTCCCAAGATCGAGGTAAAGGTGAAATTGCACCAAAGAAGAAGCATTTTTGGAGTAATTGGCCAGTTATTGGTGATGATCCTAAGGCCTCTATACCCAAGCAACCTAAAATTGACTTTCCTGATGAGAAACAGCAAGAACACATCGAGGTTAAAGTTGATGAAGATAACAAAC AACCAGCTGCAGAAGTTGTTCCTGCTGAAACTACATCTAGTGAACCAAGTGTAGCAGCGAGTACTAAGACATTGGAAATTCTTAAAAGTGTTGTGTACGGTGGTTTGATTGAATCATTAACAAGTCTCAGTGTTGTGACATCTGCTGCTAGTGCTGATGCTACCACAT tGAACATTGTGGCTCTGTCTATGGCTAATCTGATTGGTGGACTTTTCATACTTGGTCATAAT CTCGAGGAACTGAAATCTGAACAAGTGGATCGGTACATAGAGTTACTGGGTCAGAAGGATAATTTCATTGTGCATGCTTTTATAGCAGTCATATCATTCCTTGTGTTTGGATTAGTGCCACCAGTGGTATATGGCTTTTCATTTGGTGAGAGTGGTGACAAGGATTTCAAACTAGCTGCTGTTGCTGCAGCTTCTCTACTATGCATCACTCTGCTTTCCATTGCCAAAGCATATATCAAGAGACCAAGCAGCTACTTCACATACTTCAAAACGGTGCTTTACTATGTCAGCACTGGTGCTGTGGCCTCACTGCTTTCTTACATAGCTGGTGATCTTGTGAAGGAACTTATAGAAAAGCTTGGATGGTTTGATTCAGcatcaaatttttctttgatgattctTGGGGATAGGCATTCAACAACCCAGAGGGGATCATACTAA